Below is a genomic region from Pleuronectes platessa chromosome 5, fPlePla1.1, whole genome shotgun sequence.
ACAATCATCATCCCTGTCTGGAGAGAGGGACAAAATGTGTAAACTCAACACATCCCTTTTTTACCATTCAATATGAACATGTTTCCAAAGAAGAATGAGACACTATGACAACTGCAATGAAATGTTTAAGTAACATGACACCATAtagcattttcttttgtaatgAGGAGAGATTTGTCTTTGACAAGGCAGTGTCCGTGCAGCAGTGGACATAGAAAGATAGAAGGCCTGATACTGGATTTATGGCTAGTCTGGGAATCATTTCTTGATATATCTGTGAGttgattatatatttaataatccACAAACATGATAACAATTGTTACAGCTGCTGATCAAAGTTTATGAAAGGTTTTCAAGTCCATGCTTCTAAGATGGTCAAAAATGCAGCATTTTGGGGTTTTGAACGGCAGGGCAGAAGAAACCAGCATCTTTACAATATCAACTACAAGGCTTGGAATTAGCGATAACTATTTTTTCATATCTCACAAACATTTACAGAGTTATACAATGACAGATTAATCTATCACGATAATAATGTTTTAGTTATTTGCAGCACTATTTTAGGATTTTTTGAATTCTTCCATTTTTTCCCCAAAAGCTATGTGAATGataactaaatataaagaatacattttcaatCAGGAAAGAttgatgaaacaaataaaagcaaggCGGCTGAGGCTCAGGAGGTAAAGCAGGTCCGGCTGTGAGTGACGCAtgacagagaaagtgctgcaaataaaagcattgtatgaatgtgtgtgtaaagggtGACTTCCAAAACTGTCCTGTAAAGCTCTTTGATTAGTCATCGAGACTTGAAAAGCACCATCTACCACTTGCATAATCACAATTTTGCCATGCTCACCATAGATTCGTGAACATATCagttcagaaaataaaaaggggAAGAATAATCAGAGCACTCTACTTAATCACCTGACCCAAATtcttaaaaactaaattatccAACTCACATTGTCCCTGAGAGGCTTCAGGACACCCCAGACCCTGTCTGCTGCCACATTAACACCGAGCTCCTCCCAGGTTTCCCTCAGCGCTGTGGCCACCACGTCTCTATCTGATGGATCACTCTTTCCTCCTGCAAAGctacacacaaatgaaaataaagacacataCTCTACTGGCAGTCTAACACAATTTAAACAGTCTCAAACCAGCCACAAACCTGACATCTCCTTTGTTCCTGCCCAGTTTTAGGGAGCGCAGGGTGAAGAGAAACGACGGCTGCCCCTCAACAGTGCAGAGCGTGACCAGGACAGATGCGTATTTCAACTGCTTCTCTCCTTTGCTCTGACTTGCTGCTTTGCTCCACCTTGCTGTGTCATAGAGCTTCAGGTTGGCCCTAAGACTCTGTCGACACCTGTTTTCATTCTCCGGGGATAGACAGTCTCTCCAGTCATCCACCAAATGAGGGGAAGCCTGATGAATACCTCTTTTTTGCTGTAGAAAGTGGCTGGTGGCTCGGGATCTACTGTGAAAGTGGTTCAAGATCTGTGATGTAAGAGCTGATAAGCTGGCTATGTGCCACCTGTGATATAAATGGCTATGTGGGTTACACTGCGACTTGTTGGTGAAACTGAGTGAAAGATGGAAAAAGTCCAGAGGCCTCCTCCAGGGTAGGAGGCAGCATGTGTTGGTCAAACAGACCTGGTGAGGGCTCACAGCTTGAGGGTTCTGACCTGAAACTTTCAGCACAGTGGATTTCCATGAATCAGAAACTGGTTTAGTCGAGGTAGAAAGTTGAGAGGTCTGATGACGACTGGATACAATTGTTTTGGCTACAGAGTTATGAAATGAAACCTCTCTCAGATGATGATTATCACCCTCCCAGTTGAATACACGTGAATGGATTGAATGGGATACAGTCTCTTTGGATAACGATGATAACCCCTCATTGCTTCGTACTCCTCCAGGAATCCCTTCACACCGGTTTCCGCTCA
It encodes:
- the nudt8 gene encoding nucleoside diphosphate-linked moiety X motif 8, which produces MFRAPQILTWSCPTRSWLLLRACPLAALSEHTAAVCQGARHVSGNRCEGIPGGVRSNEGLSSLSKETVSHSIHSRVFNWEGDNHHLREVSFHNSVAKTIVSSRHQTSQLSTSTKPVSDSWKSTVLKVSGQNPQAVSPHQVCLTNTCCLLPWRRPLDFFHLSLSFTNKSQCNPHSHLYHRWHIASLSALTSQILNHFHSRSRATSHFLQQKRGIHQASPHLVDDWRDCLSPENENRCRQSLRANLKLYDTARWSKAASQSKGEKQLKYASVLVTLCTVEGQPSFLFTLRSLKLGRNKGDVSFAGGKSDPSDRDVVATALRETWEELGVNVAADRVWGVLKPLRDNTGMMIVPVLANLGPVEELSFKPNPEEVEEIFTLPLSHLCNPRNCGYTHFRSGDKYGYTLPVFHNDKKRVWGLTAIALDQTLKIIVPP